The Daucus carota subsp. sativus chromosome 7, DH1 v3.0, whole genome shotgun sequence genome window below encodes:
- the LOC108195119 gene encoding protein PAL OF QUIRKY has translation MDTSSPPSLPPLPNPKLRLMCSYGGQIIPRADKKSLFYSSGETRIVAVDRRTTLSNLNTFMAHLSRTLFNNRPFSLKYQIPSEDIDSLISVTTDEDLQNMIEEHERAGSSGAPGRIRLFLFPTKPESVGTVLLDAKSETWFNDALKSSMMIRGQSEDVGHGLLGFDGLGLSDDGQGGGGGAGDGKVGLMDFGSESMVLENNSSFGSTGSSTSMSTLPAIGAFAEEEKKKVITVASSGSLDSDNSVASAVSHPKTGFHQDQAVHNSFSDAKVSSNADVKVSSSPLKPESIILEPSSLIQMKNAAQVSSYQLPLAPEEKLHQQVQYIHPGGHYVSQYPTGPLPFSPYYPVYQPQVHQQQHIPYSPNPPNPPYPVYLLPIRPTQSYMSSSHNLNNAATNAPSRPPLHPQTSLLGNQVSYREVTPQAPVLPELTPDSYWSTSPSIQKQLLDPLEPYQPSLSVVSDPLVTTNSDAEIVVDDLAYAQIYKSQPPAPATTPPYEAMTNVSKVLLSETSAPLHGASLQSKRPNV, from the exons ATGGACACGTCATCGCCGCCGTCTCTCCCGCCCTTACCCAACCCCAAGCTCCGCCTCATGTGCAGCTACGGCGGCCAAATCATCCCCCGCGCCGACAAGAAATCTCTCTTCTACTCCTCCGGCGAGACCCGCATCGTCGCCGTTGATCGCCGCACCACTCTCTCGAATCTTAACACCTTCATGGCCCACCTCTCTCGGACTCTCTTTAACAACCGGCCCTTTAGTCTCAAGTACCAGATTCCCAGCGAAGATATCGACTCGTTGATCTCTGTTACCACTGATGAGGATCTGCAGAACATGATTGAGGAGCATGAGCGCGCAGGGAGCTCCGGTGCGCCGGGGCGCATCAGATTGTTCCTCTTCCCGACGAAGCCGGAGTCGGTGGGGACGGTTCTGCTGGACGCCAAGTCGGAGACGTGGTTTAACGATGCGTTGAAGAGTAGTATGATGATTAGAGGGCAGAGTGAGGATGTGGGCCATGGGTTGTTGGGGTTTGATGGGCTTGGGCTTTCCGATGATGGGcagggtggtggtggtggtgctgggGATGGGAAGGTTGGGTTGATGGATTTCGGGTCGGAGTCTATGGTGCTGGAGAATAATTCTTCGTTTGGGTCTACGGGTTCTTCGACCTCTATGTCGACTTTGCCTGCCATTGGGGCTTTTGCTGAGGAAGAGAAGAAGAAGGTGATTACAGTGGCTTCTTCGGGTTCACTTGATAG TGATAATAGTGTTGCAAGTGCTGTTTCTCATCCAAAAACTGGCTTTCATCAAGATCAAGCAGTTCACAACTCTTTCTCGGATGCTAAAGTATCTTCAAACGCTGATGTTAAAGTATCTTCAAGCCCTTTGAAACCGGAGAGTATCATCCTTGAACCTTCATCTTTGATCCAAATGAAAAATGCGGCTCAGGTGTCTTCATACCAGTTGCCTCTTGCACCGGAAGAAAAATTACATCAGCAGGTGCAGTACATTCACCCAGGTGGTCATTATGTGTCTCAATACCCAACAGGCCCATTGCCATTCTCACCTTACTATCCAGTGTATCAACCTCAggtccatcaacaacaacacaTCCCTTATTCACCTAATCCACCTAATCCTCCCTATCCAGTTTACTTATTGCCTATAAGGCCGACTCAATCTTACATGTCCTCTTCCCATAACTTGAATAATGCAGCAACCAATGCACCAAGCCGTCCTCCTTTGCATCCGCAAACTTCTTTGCTCGGCAACCAAGTATCCTATAGGGAAGTCACACCACAAGCTCCAGTTCTACCTGAACTAACCCCGGACAGTTATTGGAGTACTTCACCTTCCATTCAGAAACAACTTTTGGATCCCTTGGAACCATATCAACCATCACTCTCTGTGGTTTCTGATCCATTAGTTACTACCAACAGCGATGCTGAAATTGTTGTAGATGATCTTGCTTATGCTCAGATATACAAGAGTCAACCTCCAGCACCTGCAACGACTCCCCCCTATGAAGCTATGACCAATGTTTCAAAAGTATTGTTATCTGAGACTTCAGCCCCACTCCATGGGGCCTCACTGCAAAGTAAGAGACCTAATGTGTAG